From the genome of Apodemus sylvaticus chromosome 3, mApoSyl1.1, whole genome shotgun sequence, one region includes:
- the Pla2g2f gene encoding group IIF secretory phospholipase A2, with protein MTDGAQANPKGFRKKVLVKHSTGRKSPSLRASPSQTSRSSLGMKKFFAIAVLASSVVSTAHSSLLNLKFMVEAITHRNSILSFVGYGCYCGLGGRGHPMDEVDWCCHAHDCCYQKLFDQGCRPYVDHYDHRIENDTVIVCTELNETECDKQTCECDKSLTLCLKDHPYRDKYRGYLNVYCQGPTPNCSIYDPYPEEVTCGNSLPATRLNLA; from the exons ATGACAGATGGGGCACAGGCCAACCCCAAAGGGTTCAGGAAGAAGGTGCTGGTTAAACACTCCACTGGACGGAAGAGCCCAAGCCTCAGGGCCTCTCCTTCTCAAACCTCCAG GTCCAGCCTGGGTATGAAGAAATTCTTCGCCATCGCAGTCCTGGCCAGCAGTG TGGTATCCACCGCCCACAGCAGCCTGTTGAACCTGAAGTTCATGGTAGAGGCCATCACACACAGAAACTCCATCCTGTCCTTTGTGGGCTACGGCTGCTACTGCGGGCTGGGGGGACGCGGCCACCCCATGGATGAGGTAGATTG GTGCTGTCACGCCCATGACTGCTGCTATCAGAAGCTCTTTGACCAGGGCTGCCGCCCCTATGTGGACCACTATGACCACAGGATTGAGAACGACACCGTGATTGTCTGCA CTGAGCTCAATGAGACAGAGTGTGACAAGCAGACTTGCGAGTGTGACAAGAGCCTGACTCTGTGCCTCAAGGATCACCCATACAGGGACAAGTACCGAGGCTACCTCAACGTCTACTGCCAGGGCCCCACACCCAACTGCAGCATCTACGACCCGTACCCAGAGGAAGTCACCTGTGGAAACAGCCTCCCAGCGACCCGTCTCAACCTAGCCTGA